One window from the genome of Leptospira johnsonii encodes:
- a CDS encoding patatin-like phospholipase family protein, whose amino-acid sequence MPIIDEYELPSRKSDPGSKFGEVLQGIWLEDEICFAIAGGGCKAFYGLGFGHELKNWGLKLKQVSGVSAGAAMVLSLVCETEEESVSFFERIVRKNPRNFYFTNLFRGEKAFPHEDMYRRTIRFGMDFEKIIRSGVKVFIHTIKAFPKDDANKNTFRLARLIAETGKAFLEDERDRNKGLYTERTFRVLRNWNMREVLFTEADFRNPAVIEQIIMNSSSIPPIVSFQNHGKEYYLDGGLTNNLMLEAFPPNAKIIGIHYEPTTIVGKDPRLLDRCFLVTPSKPLPITSFDYTNAKGVRETYELGKSDALKNKERILEYLKKDWVKKAEKLRKN is encoded by the coding sequence ATGCCGATCATAGATGAATACGAACTTCCTTCCAGAAAGTCCGATCCTGGATCTAAATTCGGCGAGGTCCTGCAAGGGATTTGGTTAGAAGATGAGATCTGTTTTGCTATCGCTGGAGGCGGTTGTAAGGCATTCTACGGTTTAGGTTTCGGACATGAGCTCAAAAACTGGGGACTAAAACTCAAACAGGTTTCGGGAGTTTCTGCCGGAGCTGCAATGGTTCTCTCTCTTGTATGTGAAACAGAAGAAGAGTCCGTTTCCTTTTTCGAAAGGATTGTCCGCAAGAATCCTCGTAATTTTTATTTTACTAATTTGTTTCGAGGAGAGAAGGCGTTTCCTCACGAGGATATGTATCGCCGGACGATACGCTTCGGTATGGATTTTGAAAAAATTATCCGCTCCGGAGTAAAAGTTTTTATACACACAATCAAAGCATTTCCTAAGGACGATGCAAATAAGAACACATTCAGACTTGCAAGGCTGATCGCAGAAACAGGAAAAGCTTTCTTAGAGGACGAGAGAGACCGCAATAAGGGACTTTATACAGAAAGAACATTTCGTGTTTTAAGAAATTGGAATATGAGAGAAGTTCTTTTTACGGAAGCGGATTTTAGAAATCCTGCTGTGATCGAACAAATTATTATGAATTCTTCCTCAATTCCTCCGATCGTTTCTTTTCAGAACCATGGAAAAGAATACTATTTGGACGGCGGATTGACCAATAATCTGATGTTAGAAGCGTTCCCTCCCAATGCAAAAATAATAGGGATACATTACGAACCGACCACTATCGTAGGTAAAGATCCTCGTCTATTGGACCGTTGTTTTTTAGTGACTCCTTCTAAACCTTTGCCTATCACTTCTTTCGATTATACGAATGCAAAAGGTGTAAGAGAGACTTACGAGTTAGGCAAGTCGGACGCTTTGAAAAATAAGGAAAGAATTCTGGAATACCTAAAAAAAGACTGGGTGAAAAAAGCGGAAAAGCTGCGTAAGAATTAA
- a CDS encoding class I SAM-dependent RNA methyltransferase, producing MSTEKNRREISGLVAEKWANLGTSISHAENKTVFVKGAIPGETVRIRTDKENSKLIWGTVISVENVSPLRIVSDCSAFPECGGCSYRHIPYEEELQIKKSLLWDSFLYVSRLDPSQIPEIEILSGPSNGYRNTAQIKIEFKKGKINAGFYKENSNSLVLFPKEGCKHLPFEMNEYIRKHKENRKSFSKNSDWKLRYSSGEILEYAKKEVKLGPYLPEKIEWSIPADGFTQVNRFLLEEWMLKIRSWVPKDCGPVLEFYSGAGLISLAIGHLVSRLSGYELSNSSVKAAKKNAKNVGYSHLEFHTLDLNSSLPTNLGSFGAEVCILNPPRAGASSSLLDFLDGAKPSRVIYSSCNPSTLARDLGILKNSGYKPKEIVLTDFFPRTKHFEVLVLLDL from the coding sequence ATGAGTACGGAAAAGAACCGTAGAGAAATTTCCGGATTGGTCGCGGAGAAATGGGCGAATCTCGGAACTAGTATTTCTCATGCGGAGAATAAAACCGTTTTTGTGAAAGGAGCTATTCCAGGAGAAACAGTTCGGATCAGAACTGATAAAGAAAATTCTAAACTAATTTGGGGCACTGTTATATCTGTGGAAAATGTTTCTCCGCTTAGGATTGTGTCCGATTGCTCCGCGTTTCCGGAATGTGGGGGCTGTTCTTACCGGCATATTCCGTATGAGGAAGAACTTCAGATCAAAAAGTCTCTTTTGTGGGATTCTTTTTTATATGTTTCCAGATTGGATCCTTCCCAAATTCCTGAAATCGAAATTTTAAGCGGACCCTCAAACGGTTATAGGAACACCGCTCAGATCAAAATCGAATTCAAAAAAGGAAAAATAAACGCAGGATTTTATAAGGAGAATTCCAACTCCTTGGTTTTATTCCCTAAAGAAGGTTGTAAACATCTTCCTTTTGAGATGAACGAATATATCCGGAAACATAAGGAGAACCGAAAATCTTTTTCTAAAAATTCGGATTGGAAACTTAGATATTCTTCCGGCGAAATTTTAGAATACGCTAAGAAAGAAGTTAAACTCGGTCCTTATCTTCCTGAAAAAATAGAATGGTCCATTCCTGCGGACGGATTTACCCAAGTGAATCGTTTCCTTTTGGAAGAATGGATGCTTAAGATCAGGTCTTGGGTCCCTAAAGATTGCGGGCCCGTGTTAGAATTTTATTCAGGGGCTGGGCTTATCAGCTTGGCGATCGGTCATTTAGTGAGTCGTCTTTCCGGTTACGAGTTGTCCAATTCTTCCGTAAAGGCAGCAAAGAAAAACGCGAAGAATGTCGGGTACTCTCATCTAGAGTTCCATACATTAGATCTGAATTCTTCTTTGCCTACAAATTTGGGTTCATTCGGCGCAGAAGTTTGTATTTTAAATCCGCCTAGGGCCGGGGCTTCTTCTTCCTTATTAGATTTTTTAGATGGAGCCAAACCTTCTCGCGTTATCTATTCTAGCTGTAATCCAAGCACCTTGGCGAGAGATCTTGGGATCTTAAAAAACTCAGGATATAAGCCAAAGGAGATCGTTCTTACAGATTTTTTTCCAAGAACCAAACATTTCGAGGTTCTTGTACTGTTGGATCTTTGA
- a CDS encoding SixA phosphatase family protein, producing the protein MKEIHLIRHSKSDWSDTHLKDKERPLSKRGRKNARFLGKYVKKVSFVADVALVSPSIRTSETWKILQSFQNITKDTKIISEIYEAEYSDLLGILRSLSSKINSVVLVGHNPGMEDLANYLLLRNNSDSLFEKFPTSSFISLVTEQKDWADLGRQSCRLKRFWVP; encoded by the coding sequence TTGAAAGAGATTCATCTCATAAGACATTCTAAATCCGATTGGAGCGACACTCATTTAAAGGATAAGGAACGTCCTTTGTCTAAGAGAGGTCGTAAAAACGCGCGCTTTTTAGGAAAGTATGTGAAGAAGGTTTCCTTTGTTGCAGATGTCGCCCTTGTTTCGCCATCGATCCGAACTTCAGAAACTTGGAAGATATTACAAAGTTTTCAGAATATTACAAAAGACACTAAAATTATAAGTGAAATATATGAAGCGGAATATTCCGACTTACTTGGGATCTTAAGAAGTCTATCTTCTAAAATTAATAGTGTAGTTTTGGTCGGTCACAATCCGGGAATGGAAGACTTGGCAAATTATTTATTATTAAGAAATAATTCGGATTCTCTTTTCGAGAAATTTCCCACTTCTTCCTTTATAAGCTTGGTGACAGAGCAAAAGGATTGGGCGGATCTTGGAAGGCAAAGTTGTAGACTTAAAAGGTTTTGGGTCCCATGA
- a CDS encoding quinone-dependent dihydroorotate dehydrogenase produces MNSEWKQWVYEKTAKPFFLSIHPESAHYLAQNLLGLSKKLPFVFPVLESLMTYSSDRLKTNVAGIEFANPVGLGAGFDKTGELYPFLSRLGFGSIEIGTITGQAQPGNPKPRIFRYAEDEALINRMGFNNPGADIAEETIRKQKKNCVRGINVGKTKIVSEENAVDDYVYSLKKLTPYADYAVINISSPNTPGLRNFQKKENFTKLMEGIRSGLGGKFSIPTFVKFAPDMEKEELKGLLELLPDSKLSGVILTNTTIDKSVLSRYPNVEKEGGVSGKPLRQRSTEFVRYAYSILKGSLPIIGVGGINSGEAALEKILAGADLVQLYTGYVYNGPFLPVRILEYLDEVIKKTGARSIGELVGKNKI; encoded by the coding sequence ATGAATTCTGAATGGAAACAATGGGTTTATGAAAAAACCGCAAAGCCTTTCTTCTTAAGCATTCATCCGGAATCCGCTCACTACCTGGCCCAAAACCTACTCGGGCTTTCTAAAAAACTTCCGTTTGTGTTTCCTGTTTTGGAATCGCTTATGACCTATTCCAGCGATCGTTTGAAAACAAATGTCGCCGGAATCGAATTCGCAAATCCAGTCGGACTAGGCGCCGGTTTTGATAAGACGGGAGAATTATATCCGTTTCTTTCTAGATTAGGTTTCGGTTCGATTGAGATCGGAACGATCACTGGCCAAGCCCAACCTGGAAATCCAAAGCCTCGGATTTTCAGATACGCTGAAGACGAAGCATTGATCAATCGAATGGGATTCAATAATCCTGGAGCAGATATCGCAGAAGAAACGATCCGAAAGCAGAAAAAAAACTGTGTAAGAGGGATCAATGTAGGCAAAACAAAAATTGTCTCGGAAGAAAATGCAGTAGATGATTATGTATATTCTCTAAAAAAACTTACGCCATATGCAGACTATGCAGTGATCAATATTTCTTCTCCGAATACTCCTGGGCTTCGTAATTTCCAAAAGAAGGAAAACTTTACCAAATTGATGGAAGGTATCCGAAGCGGTTTAGGTGGAAAATTTTCCATTCCTACTTTTGTAAAATTCGCTCCGGACATGGAAAAAGAAGAATTGAAGGGTTTGTTGGAACTCCTACCGGATTCTAAATTATCAGGTGTTATTCTTACTAACACTACTATAGACAAATCGGTCTTATCCAGATATCCAAACGTAGAAAAAGAAGGCGGAGTTTCCGGAAAACCGCTTCGTCAAAGATCCACGGAGTTTGTTAGATATGCTTACTCCATCTTGAAAGGAAGTCTTCCTATCATAGGAGTCGGCGGGATCAACTCAGGAGAAGCTGCCTTAGAAAAAATTTTAGCAGGTGCAGACCTAGTCCAATTATACACGGGTTACGTATACAACGGACCGTTCTTGCCTGTGAGAATATTAGAATATTTAGATGAAGTTATAAAGAAAACAGGAGCGAGATCGATTGGTGAGTTAGTAGGTAAGAATAAGATCTAA
- a CDS encoding ABC transporter ATP-binding protein → MDKTQNPIISVSNVTKKFKDVTAVSDLSLEIKKGEFVGLLGPNGAGKTTLIEMLEGIQFPDSGKIQILGTSWKESETFLRSNIGLALQETRFMDRATVWETLKLFGSFYKAPESRLHEILKLTRLTEKNKSFVNSLSGGQRQRLALGVSIMNKPEILFLDEPTTGLDPGARRDIWKILEDLRDYGTTMILTTHYMEEAEVLCERIIVMDKGKILDQGSLTHLLGKLGGGEIVRFSLENGTDPSGYLPEKGKFKFSWNSDTKEGRINVEKITDYLPSMLDSFSRAGIVLKELECHKKTLDDLFLSMTGRGLEE, encoded by the coding sequence GTGGATAAAACTCAAAACCCGATCATATCGGTATCTAATGTAACTAAAAAATTCAAAGATGTAACCGCCGTTAGCGATCTTTCTCTGGAAATTAAAAAGGGAGAGTTCGTAGGTTTGCTTGGGCCGAACGGAGCCGGTAAAACAACTCTGATCGAAATGTTGGAAGGTATCCAATTTCCTGATTCAGGAAAGATCCAAATTTTAGGCACAAGCTGGAAAGAGAGCGAAACATTCTTAAGAAGTAATATAGGTCTCGCTTTACAAGAGACCAGATTTATGGATAGAGCCACAGTTTGGGAAACTCTGAAATTATTCGGTAGTTTCTACAAGGCTCCAGAATCTAGGCTTCATGAAATATTAAAACTCACAAGACTTACTGAAAAAAATAAATCCTTCGTAAATAGTTTGTCGGGAGGCCAAAGGCAAAGATTGGCTTTGGGAGTTTCTATCATGAACAAACCCGAAATCCTATTTTTGGATGAGCCAACTACAGGTTTAGATCCAGGAGCCAGAAGGGATATCTGGAAGATCTTAGAAGATCTGAGAGACTATGGAACCACAATGATCCTTACAACTCATTATATGGAAGAAGCAGAAGTTCTCTGCGAAAGGATCATCGTAATGGATAAGGGCAAAATTTTAGACCAAGGGTCTTTGACTCATCTTTTGGGAAAACTAGGCGGGGGAGAGATCGTTCGTTTCTCTTTGGAGAATGGAACGGATCCAAGCGGATATCTTCCCGAAAAGGGAAAGTTCAAATTCAGTTGGAATTCCGACACGAAAGAAGGAAGGATCAATGTGGAAAAAATTACGGATTATCTTCCTTCCATGTTGGATTCTTTTTCTAGAGCAGGGATCGTTTTAAAAGAACTGGAATGTCATAAAAAGACCTTGGACGACTTATTCCTTTCCATGACTGGAAGAGGGTTGGAAGAATGA
- the hpt gene encoding hypoxanthine phosphoribosyltransferase: MKNNTSNFNNIPFPTLFNEEMILSRVKELGLQIANDYQGKNPVFVCILRGGVYFFSDLTKAVPIPIELDFIQAKSYIGTESSGNVELIKDLDSEIAGRDVLIVEDIIDTGRTLKFLIAHILSKKPKSLEIASLLFKEGGEAVGYPIKYVGWNIGKEFVIGYGLDYDGKFRNLPGVFLYSEE, encoded by the coding sequence ATGAAAAATAATACTTCAAATTTTAATAATATACCTTTCCCGACCTTGTTTAACGAGGAGATGATCTTATCTCGGGTCAAAGAATTAGGTTTGCAGATAGCGAATGATTACCAGGGCAAAAATCCTGTTTTTGTATGCATTCTAAGAGGTGGTGTTTACTTTTTCTCCGATCTTACCAAAGCAGTTCCTATCCCGATAGAATTGGATTTTATTCAGGCAAAATCATATATTGGAACTGAATCTTCCGGAAACGTAGAACTGATCAAGGATTTGGATTCAGAAATTGCAGGAAGAGATGTTTTAATTGTAGAAGATATCATAGATACCGGCCGTACCCTGAAATTTTTGATCGCTCATATTCTTTCCAAAAAACCCAAATCTCTCGAAATTGCTTCTTTATTATTTAAAGAAGGTGGGGAGGCTGTCGGGTACCCAATCAAATATGTGGGTTGGAATATAGGAAAAGAATTCGTGATCGGATATGGCTTGGACTATGACGGTAAATTCAGAAATCTACCTGGAGTGTTCCTCTACTCGGAAGAATGA
- a CDS encoding lysophospholipid acyltransferase family protein, producing the protein MEKEAKTYLRIKNFVAPFIGLAVNISAYGTENIVTNGKVILTCNHRSDMDPFILSYTFPRFISWIAAEYTFRIPIFRDLAKIAGGIPMSIDGNISLGSIKMIQQVFKKGETLGIFPEGHDYMVKNDFKSGMVDFHSGFAAFSIRNKVDILPSVIIPIEESYSDIPIPPIVRSFMGMPKEVCDIKKRAIYKKVKVIYGEKVDHREFLSGSLEENMKQLSDVVRSRMISLQEGQYAEA; encoded by the coding sequence GTGGAGAAAGAAGCAAAAACATATCTTCGGATCAAAAATTTCGTGGCTCCCTTTATAGGTTTGGCCGTGAATATCAGCGCGTACGGAACCGAAAATATAGTAACCAACGGTAAAGTAATTCTTACCTGCAATCATAGATCCGATATGGATCCTTTTATTCTTTCTTACACTTTTCCTAGATTCATTTCTTGGATCGCTGCAGAATACACTTTCAGAATTCCTATCTTCAGAGACCTAGCAAAGATCGCCGGTGGGATCCCAATGTCCATCGACGGAAATATTTCCCTCGGTTCTATTAAAATGATCCAACAGGTTTTCAAAAAGGGAGAGACCTTAGGAATTTTTCCGGAAGGCCATGACTATATGGTCAAAAACGATTTTAAATCCGGAATGGTGGACTTTCATTCCGGATTCGCAGCATTCTCTATCCGCAACAAAGTGGATATTCTTCCTTCTGTAATCATTCCTATTGAGGAATCATATTCAGATATTCCGATACCGCCTATCGTTCGTAGCTTTATGGGAATGCCAAAAGAAGTCTGCGATATCAAAAAACGTGCGATCTATAAAAAAGTAAAAGTGATCTACGGAGAAAAAGTAGATCATAGAGAATTTCTTTCCGGCTCTTTAGAGGAGAATATGAAACAACTCTCCGATGTGGTTAGAAGTAGAATGATCTCGTTACAAGAAGGCCAGTACGCGGAAGCTTAA
- a CDS encoding ABC transporter permease: MKQIYYLVTIQLKEFYREPGILFWAFIFPIAIAGVLGLAFTSKGVPQTRVAVISSSHNASGLSAKIEKAFSNPSSGNSNELGVIVPQVLAEEEAIKALKRGEINLLVKEDEKGNLEFSFDPNNANAQRDYLLLSNALLTMDGKEQGSSSIRKLDSKGTRYIDYLVPGMLAMGVMNSCLWGVGWNLIEMRMKKLLRRMSATPMNKLAFVMSFFFTRIFVTTVESIIFLTFTFTVFENAFFGSIPAALLIFLTGNFVFACIGIFVGSRAQSAQVGNGLVNAFTFPMMVLSGIFFSYKNFPDIVLPFIKHLPLTLVADSLRAVFIEGAGLAEIVYPCVFMVGIGFFFLGVGLRIFRWS, from the coding sequence ATGAAACAAATCTATTATCTAGTCACGATTCAATTAAAAGAATTTTATAGAGAACCTGGAATCCTTTTCTGGGCATTCATATTTCCGATTGCGATCGCAGGCGTATTAGGACTTGCATTCACTTCTAAGGGAGTACCTCAGACAAGGGTTGCAGTCATTTCTTCTTCGCATAATGCGAGCGGCCTTTCTGCAAAGATCGAAAAAGCATTTTCTAATCCTTCCAGTGGGAATTCCAACGAATTAGGAGTGATCGTTCCTCAGGTACTTGCAGAAGAAGAAGCGATCAAGGCACTCAAAAGAGGAGAGATCAATCTTCTAGTAAAAGAAGATGAAAAAGGAAATTTAGAATTTTCCTTCGATCCGAATAATGCAAACGCTCAGAGAGATTACCTTCTGCTTTCCAATGCTCTTTTGACAATGGACGGAAAAGAACAAGGTAGTTCCAGTATCCGAAAATTGGATTCAAAAGGTACAAGATATATAGATTATCTGGTTCCTGGAATGCTCGCTATGGGAGTAATGAACTCCTGTCTTTGGGGGGTTGGTTGGAATCTGATCGAGATGAGAATGAAAAAACTTTTGAGAAGAATGTCTGCGACTCCTATGAATAAGTTGGCGTTCGTAATGTCTTTCTTCTTCACTCGGATTTTTGTCACAACTGTAGAATCGATCATCTTCTTAACATTTACATTTACCGTTTTTGAAAATGCGTTTTTTGGATCTATTCCGGCGGCACTTTTGATCTTTCTAACCGGAAATTTCGTATTCGCATGTATCGGGATTTTTGTGGGATCCAGGGCACAAAGTGCTCAGGTAGGGAACGGACTCGTGAACGCATTCACATTTCCGATGATGGTTCTTTCCGGGATCTTTTTTAGTTACAAAAACTTTCCGGACATCGTGCTTCCTTTTATAAAACATCTACCTTTGACCTTGGTGGCAGATTCTTTGAGAGCTGTATTTATAGAAGGAGCCGGGCTTGCGGAGATAGTCTATCCTTGCGTGTTTATGGTTGGGATCGGATTTTTTTTCTTGGGCGTTGGGCTTCGTATATTTCGCTGGTCTTAA
- a CDS encoding DUF1569 domain-containing protein: MPDPNFSRKEFIQKTVAVGLLTSSGTILGSCSNAPSGVKERGLKFSNLSEVETELEKILRSKTIIPYGKWDPSQILLHCAQSIYYSIKGYPENKSEVFQNTLGKIAFWNFSRKGKMSHDLNAPIPGADVLRSGVSLSDSVLELKKAISTFSNYNGEFAPHFAYGKLTKQEYELAHAMHIANHLDYVTIS; this comes from the coding sequence ATGCCGGATCCTAATTTTTCCCGAAAAGAATTTATTCAAAAAACGGTAGCTGTTGGACTTCTAACAAGCTCAGGAACGATATTAGGATCCTGTTCCAACGCTCCTTCAGGTGTAAAAGAAAGAGGACTTAAATTTTCTAATCTTTCAGAAGTGGAAACAGAGTTAGAAAAGATACTTCGATCGAAGACGATCATTCCGTATGGAAAATGGGATCCGAGCCAGATACTTCTCCATTGCGCTCAAAGTATTTATTATTCTATTAAAGGTTATCCGGAAAACAAATCCGAAGTATTCCAAAACACTTTAGGCAAGATCGCATTCTGGAATTTTTCCAGAAAAGGAAAAATGTCTCACGACTTAAATGCACCGATACCCGGCGCAGATGTTTTACGATCGGGTGTTTCTCTTTCAGATAGTGTTCTCGAGCTAAAAAAAGCGATCTCAACATTCTCCAATTATAATGGAGAATTCGCTCCTCACTTTGCCTATGGAAAACTTACTAAACAAGAATATGAACTCGCTCATGCAATGCATATAGCAAATCATTTAGATTACGTAACTATAAGTTAA
- the dapF gene encoding diaminopimelate epimerase, whose amino-acid sequence MAKVHFTKMEGIGNDYVYVDATKDDLRLSPEQIQKLSDRNFGIGGDGVIFIRASNKGDFQMDMYNADGSSSEMCGNGIRCVGKYVYDHGLTNKKQPKIETGAGVLELELKVNGGGKVEQVSVDMGKPILVPSLIPVKWENENPILEQPLSFLSGLPGYTSYNLKFSAVSMGNPHCIIYVEDPDKFPVREIGPLIENHTDLFPRRVNVEFVSLRGKDHLYQRTWERGAGETLACGTGACAVMTASHLNGKTGKDVRIDLRGGTLRVQLLESGHVLMTGPATEVFSGVVEV is encoded by the coding sequence TTGGCTAAAGTACATTTTACCAAGATGGAAGGGATCGGAAACGACTACGTATATGTGGATGCAACCAAAGACGATTTACGTCTGAGCCCGGAGCAGATCCAAAAACTTTCCGACCGTAATTTCGGGATCGGAGGCGATGGTGTGATCTTCATTCGTGCATCCAATAAAGGTGATTTCCAAATGGATATGTACAATGCGGACGGTTCTTCTTCAGAGATGTGCGGGAATGGGATCCGCTGCGTAGGGAAATACGTGTATGATCACGGTCTTACGAATAAAAAACAACCTAAGATAGAAACAGGTGCAGGAGTTTTAGAACTCGAACTGAAAGTAAACGGTGGCGGAAAAGTGGAACAGGTTTCCGTAGATATGGGAAAACCGATCTTAGTTCCTTCTTTAATCCCTGTTAAATGGGAGAATGAAAATCCAATCTTAGAACAGCCTCTTTCTTTCTTGAGTGGGCTGCCTGGTTATACTTCTTATAACTTGAAATTCAGCGCTGTGAGTATGGGAAACCCTCATTGTATTATTTATGTAGAAGATCCGGATAAATTTCCTGTCAGAGAGATCGGCCCATTGATCGAAAATCATACGGACCTATTTCCTCGCAGAGTAAATGTGGAATTCGTATCCTTAAGAGGAAAAGATCATCTCTACCAAAGGACTTGGGAAAGAGGTGCCGGAGAAACATTAGCTTGTGGGACAGGAGCGTGCGCTGTGATGACAGCTTCTCATTTGAACGGTAAAACAGGTAAAGATGTTCGTATCGATCTAAGAGGCGGAACCTTAAGAGTGCAATTACTGGAATCAGGTCATGTGTTAATGACAGGTCCAGCTACAGAAGTATTCAGTGGAGTCGTGGAAGTTTAA
- a CDS encoding citrate synthase family protein, with translation MAFSSKKPFLNADEAASALGVEVQTIYAYVSRGLLHSESGGNKDRSKRYRREDIEQLLLRREERSQPGKTAKAALSLGQPVLESSITLLGENSLFYRGKDVLELSENGSFEDIACLLWEAEETNPFESDWPILSEECNKILNLLEGRPILDISRILLPFLEYEDAKAFRKDPKTFRKTSSSILRYLTLFSSGKTRTEGKISETLLSSWNPSREKEDTSYLSKLKLLEAALILSADHELNVSSFTARCVASSEASLYQVVLAGLAALSGPKHGLLTEKAILLLSQATGNKKKDKQLLEEKLRSGENIPGFGHPLYKKGDPRGRKLIEMTKRFFRDDADVQLYLQFLKQIEELLEDYPTIDAGLALVSRALKLPKGAGIGIFAIGRTAGWLAHAMEQYNSGNLIRPRAKYIGNLPQE, from the coding sequence ATGGCTTTTTCTTCTAAAAAACCGTTCTTGAATGCAGATGAAGCCGCTTCAGCATTGGGGGTTGAAGTCCAAACCATATATGCATACGTTAGTCGCGGCTTATTACACTCCGAGTCCGGAGGAAATAAGGACAGAAGTAAACGATATAGAAGAGAAGATATAGAACAATTATTACTCAGAAGGGAGGAAAGAAGCCAACCAGGAAAGACCGCCAAAGCCGCATTATCCTTAGGACAACCTGTTTTAGAATCTTCTATCACCTTATTAGGAGAAAACTCACTCTTTTATAGAGGTAAAGACGTTTTAGAACTTTCAGAGAACGGAAGTTTCGAAGATATAGCCTGCTTACTTTGGGAAGCGGAAGAGACAAATCCCTTCGAATCGGATTGGCCGATATTATCCGAAGAATGTAATAAAATTCTAAACTTATTAGAAGGTCGTCCCATCTTAGATATTTCCCGGATCTTACTTCCTTTTTTGGAATATGAAGATGCAAAGGCTTTCCGCAAAGATCCTAAAACTTTCAGAAAAACTTCTTCTTCTATCTTAAGATATCTAACCTTATTTTCTTCAGGTAAAACTAGAACGGAAGGAAAAATTTCAGAAACACTTTTGAGTAGTTGGAATCCTTCTAGAGAAAAAGAAGACACAAGCTATTTATCCAAACTCAAACTTTTAGAAGCAGCCCTAATCCTTTCCGCTGATCATGAGTTGAATGTTTCTTCTTTTACTGCAAGATGCGTAGCTTCCAGTGAGGCTTCTCTTTATCAAGTAGTGCTTGCAGGACTTGCTGCATTGTCCGGGCCTAAGCACGGATTGCTCACGGAGAAAGCGATCCTTCTTCTTTCCCAAGCAACGGGAAACAAAAAGAAAGATAAACAACTCTTAGAAGAAAAATTAAGAAGCGGAGAAAATATCCCGGGCTTTGGTCATCCTCTTTACAAAAAAGGAGATCCCAGAGGAAGAAAACTAATCGAGATGACTAAAAGGTTTTTTCGAGACGATGCGGATGTACAACTCTATCTACAATTCTTAAAACAGATAGAAGAACTTTTAGAAGATTATCCTACTATCGATGCGGGACTTGCACTTGTCTCCAGAGCGCTCAAATTACCGAAAGGTGCAGGCATTGGAATTTTTGCGATCGGCAGAACGGCAGGTTGGTTAGCTCATGCAATGGAACAATATAATTCTGGAAACTTGATCCGTCCCAGAGCAAAGTATATTGGAAACCTTCCCCAAGAATGA
- a CDS encoding WbuC family cupin fold metalloprotein, which translates to MASSIYNLSRPDKLLIDQELFDKLLPLASSSARGRTNHNFHELIEPYQRFLNVLTRDTYVQAHRHKNPPKPETFLVLKGELGFILFEEDGTVREKHILSSDGPIYGIDILPGVYHTLVCLSETCICFEGKSGPYDPTTDKEFAAFAPPENSVGKTQYLDFLRSLF; encoded by the coding sequence ATTGCGAGCAGCATCTACAACTTGTCTCGGCCGGATAAATTACTCATCGATCAGGAGTTGTTTGATAAACTCCTTCCACTTGCCTCCTCTTCCGCTAGAGGAAGAACCAATCACAACTTTCACGAACTAATAGAGCCATATCAGAGATTTCTGAACGTACTCACCAGGGACACTTACGTCCAGGCTCATCGTCACAAAAATCCTCCAAAGCCTGAGACCTTCTTAGTGCTAAAAGGTGAACTAGGCTTCATCTTATTCGAAGAAGACGGCACAGTCAGAGAAAAACATATCCTGAGTTCGGACGGCCCGATCTATGGGATAGATATTCTTCCGGGAGTGTACCATACATTGGTCTGCCTTTCGGAAACCTGTATCTGTTTCGAAGGAAAATCAGGACCGTACGATCCTACAACCGACAAAGAGTTCGCCGCTTTCGCTCCACCGGAGAACAGCGTAGGAAAAACTCAATATCTGGATTTTCTCAGATCTCTTTTCTAA